The Pyxidicoccus sp. MSG2 DNA segment GTAGCCGCCAAACAGCTGCAGGCACCGGTCCGCGACGATGCAGGCCTGGTCCGTCACCCAATACTTGGCCATGGCCGCCGTTGTCACATCAAGCCTGCCCGCCAGGTGGGCTTCGATGCAGTCGTCGATGAAGGTGCGACAGACACGCCTCAGGGTCGCACACTCGGCCAGCTCGAAGCGCGTGTTCTGCAGAGCGAAAAGCGGCTTGCCGAAGACGTGCCGCTGCTTCGTGTAGTCGATGGTGACCTCCACGGCGCGCTCCAGGCTCGCCATGGCGATGAGCGCCGTGCTCAGCCGCTCCTGGGGGAGTTGCTGCATGAGCTGGATGAAGCCTTTGCCCTCCTCGCCGCCGAGCAGGTTCACCGCGGGGACCTTCAGGTCATCGAAGAAGAGCTCGGTGGTGTCCTGGCCCTTCCCGCCGAGCTTCTCGAGGATGCGACCCCGCTGGAAGCCGGGCGTGGTGTCGGAGACCTCGGCACACAGCAGGGAGATGCCGGCGTGGCCCTTCGCGTCCCCCGTCCGCGCCGCGATGATGAGGAAGTCGCACACGTGGCCGTTGGAGATGAACGTCTTCGCCCCGCTCACCCGGTAGAAGTCGCCTTCACGCACCGCGCGGGTGGAAATGGCCTGGAGGTCCGAGCCCGTCCCCGGCTCCGTCATCGCGATGGCGCCCACCCACTCACCGCTGGCGAGCTTCGGCAGCCACTTCTGTTTCTGGGCCTCGGACGCGTAGGCAAGGATGTAGTGCGCGACGATGGTGCAGTGCACCGCGAAGCCCATGGACGGGTCTCCGGCGCGAATCTGCTCCTCGATGAGGACCGCCTCGTGCGCGAAGGTGCCACCGCCGCCGCCGTAGGCCTCGGGGATGGACATGCAGAGCAGCCCCAGCTCGCCCGCCCGCCGGTAGAGCGCCTTGTCCGGATACCCCTGGGCCACGTGCTTGGGCACGTTGGGGAGGACTTCCTTCGTGAAGTAGCTGGCCGCGAGGCCTCGCACCTGCTCGAGCTCGTCCGAGCTCCACCGAGAACGTGCCGTCATGTCCGTCTCTCTCCGTTCTACAGCCCGAACGTCTTGCCGATGATGTCGCGCTGGATTTCGCTCGTGCCGCCGTAGACGGTGGAGATGACCGTGGCGCGCAGGTGCGACTCCATGTCGTACTCAGTGGCGTAACCGTAGCCGCCCATCATCTGCATGCCTTCGAGCGCCACGCGCTTGGCCGTCTCGGTCGTCTTCAGCTTCGCCATGGAGGCCTCGCGAGGGAGCATCCGCTCGGGCGCCTCGTCCGCCATCGCGGCCACGCGGTAGAGGAGCAGCTCGCAGCAGTCGAGCTCGGTGGCCAGGTCCGCGATGCGGTGCTTGAGCGCCTGGAACGAGCCCACCGGCCTGCCGAACTGCTTGCGCTCCTTCACGTACGTGACGGCGTCGTCGAACGCGCGCCGGCCACGGCCGAGCATGGTGGCCGCGAGGATGAGTCGCTCGCTGTTGAGCCCCGCCATCAACTGCGGCCAGGCCTGGTCCACGGCGCCGACGACGGCGCTCTCCGGCAGGAAGCAGTCGGTGAAGAAGACGTCATTGACGTCCCTGCCCGCCATCGTGGGGATGCCGCGAATCTCCACCCCGGGCGTGCCGGTGGGGACGCAGAACATCGTGAGTCCCTCATGCCGCGAGCCCGTGGTGCTCGTGCGAGCCACGAGCAGCATGTGGTCCGCGAGGTGCGCGTTGGAGCACCAGGTCTTCTGCCCGTTGATGACGAAACCACCCTGCGTCCGCGTCGCGCGGCAGGTGATGGCGGCGGCGTCCGAGCCGGCTCCAGGCTCGGAGATGGAGATGGCCTCCACCCGGCCCTGGACGATGCCGCCGAGGACCTTCTCGCGCTGGGCCTCGGTTCCGAACTTCGCGTACGGACCGGCGGCGACCGCCGTGGTGACATAGCCCCCCACCGGGGCGAGCCCGTACGCGGTGCGCTCTGCGAAGAGGCACATGTCGGCCATGCCGCCGCCCGAGCCGCCGTACTTCAGCGGCAGGCCCACCCCGAGCCAGCCGAGCTCCGCCATCTGCGCGTAGAGGGCGGGGTTGTGGGCCTCGGTGCCGTTGCGGGTCAGCGCGTCGCGCTGCGCGCGCGTCCCCGTCTTGTCGCGGCAGAACGCGTCGATGGCGGCGGCGAAGGAGGCTTGCTCCGGGGTTCTCGCGTGCATGGGATTGGAGGCCCTTTCAGGCGTTTGCGTAGAGCGAGGCGATGCGCTCGGCGTACTTCTCGAGGATGACGCGGCGCTTGAGCTTGAGGGTGAGCGTGATTTCGCCCGTCACGGGAGACCACGCCTCGGGGACCACGTCGTAGCGCTTGAGCTGCTCCGCCCGGGAGAGCCGGGCGTTGGTCCTGGCCACGAGGGAGTCGAGCTCTGCGCGAATCGTCGGGTCGCGCATGAGGTCGACGAGCGACTGCGCCGCGAGGCCGCGGGCCCTGGCCCAGAGCGGCGCGGCTTCCGGGTCGAGGGACACAAGTGCCGTCAAGAAGGGCCGATTGTCACCAATCGCCATCGCCTGACCGACGAGCGGGTGCGCGCGCAGCATTCCCTCAATCTTCGAGGGCGCGATGTTCTTCCCGCTCGAGGTGATGATCAGCTCCTTCTTCCGGTCGGTGATGGAGAGGAAGCCGTCGGGGTCGACCGTGCCGATGTCGCCGGTGGCGAGCCAGCCATCCCTGTCCGTCGCGCTGACAATCCGGCCGTCCTCGGAGAGGTAGCCGAGGAACACCACGGGGCCGCGGACGAAGATTTCACCGTCCGGGGCCAGCCGGAGCTGCACCCCGGGGATGGTCCGCCCCACCGCGCCGACGCGGAAGTCCGTGGGCGTGTTGACGGTGGCGCAGCCGGTCGTCTCGCTCATGCCCCAGACCTCCAGCACCTTGATGCCGAAGCCGCCGAGGTACTCGAGGATGTCGACGGGGATGGGCGCCGAGCCGCTGCTCGCCCACACCAGCGCGTCCAGCCCGAGCGTCTGGCGCAGGGGCTTCAGGACTCGCGCCTCCGCCTCCTCCGCCTTCCGCTGAAGCTCCGGGGGCACGGCCCTACCGGAGCCTTCGAGCTGGAAGGCCTCCAGCGCCACCGCGTGGGCGGCGAGGATGGCCTCGCGCTTCGGCGCTTCGAGCATGTCCAGCTTCGCCCGCAGGCCCGCGGCGAGCTTCTCCCACAGGCGCGGTACGCCGAAGAACGCGGGGGCCCGCGCCCGCGCCAGCATCGGCATCACGCCCGCCGGGTCCGTGCAGATGTGCACGTGCAGCGCCTTGTAGAGTGCGCGGTAGAGGCCGAGCTCGCGCTCGCCAATGTGCGCCAGCGGGAGGTAGGCGATGGAGGAGACCCGCATCGGGACGGGGGCGCAGAGGTCCACCGCGACGGCCTCGTAGAAGGCGTTGCGGTGGCTCAGCACCACGCCCTTCGGGTCACCGGTGGTGCCCGAGGTGTAGATCATCGAGATGGGGTCCTCGGGCCGGATGGCCTTCCAGCCGTCCTCGAAGACGGCGGGGTCCGCCTCGTGCAGCCCGCGTCCCTCGGCTTCGACCTGGGCGTAGGAGACGAAGCGCGCATCCCCGGCGGGAATCGCCGAGGCGTCGACGACGATGACCCGCTTGAGCGCCCGGAGCGTGTCGAGCACCGGCAGCCACCGTGAGACTTCGTCCGCGCCCTCCAGCACCACCACCGTGGCCGCGCTGTGCCGCGCGACATAGCCTATCTGCTCGGTGCTCAGCGTCTGGTACGCGGTGCAGGGGATGGCGGCGAGGTGGGCCGCCGCATAGTCGATGACCCAGTGCTCCGGCCGGCCGGACATCATGATCATCATCCGCTCGCCGCGCTTCAGCCCGAGCGCGCCGAGCCCCCGACAGAGCACGGCTGTCTGCTCACGCAGCAAGGCCCAGGTGAGCGTCCTGTCTCCGGCGGTGAGGGCGGGCTCGCCCGCGTACTCCTCGGCATTGCGCTTGAGCAGGAGCGGCAGCGTGAGCTTGTCCGCCTGTGATTGGCACTGCGCTTCCAGGGCTGCGAGGGACGGACCCATGGGTACCTCCTCCGAGTCATTGGCCTTGCGTGCTGTGTGGGGTGTTTCTCTTCAGGGGTCGACGTAGAGGTCGAGCAGGACGTCGGGCCCGCCGCCGTAGCGCGTGAAATCGGTGACGCCCTCGGCACGGAGGACGTCCTCGTCGATGAAGGTGTGGCCGGTGCACTCGCGCGGCCGGCGCTGGAGGATGGCCACGGCCGCGTCCGCCATGATGTCCGGCGCGCGGGCCCGCTCCATCGAACTGTCGCCCCCGAGCAGGTTCTTCACCGCGGCGGTGGCGATGAGCGTCCGGGGCCAGAGCGCATTCGCGGCGATGCCAGCCTCGGCGAACTCCGCGGCCCAGCCGAGCGTGAGCAGCGTCATCCCGTACTTGGCGAGCGTGTACGCCGGGTGCTTCCCCATCCAGTGCGGCGCGAGGTTGACGGGCGGCGACAGCGAGAGGATGTGCGCCTGGGAGGAGCGCCGCAGGTGCGGCAGCGACGCGCGCGTCAGGAGGAACGTCCCGCGCAGTTGAATCTGCTGCATCAGGTCGAAGCGCTTGACGGACAGCTCGTCCGTCTTGAGCGGAGCGAGGGCGCTCGCGTTGTTCACGCAGAAGTCGATGCCGCCGAAGCGCGCCACCGTCTCGTCCACGGCCCGCTGCACGTCCGCTTCGTCGCGCACGTCGCCGACCACCGCGAGCGCCCGGCCGCCCGCGGCTTCGATTTCCGCGGCCGCCGTGTGCACCGTCCCGGGCAGCCTCGGGTCCGGGGTGTCCGTCTTCGCCAGGAGCGCGACGTTGGCGCCCAGCCGTCCCGCCGCGACGCCAATCGCCAACCCGATGCCGCGGCTTCCCCCGGACATCAACAACGTGCGTCCCGCGAGCGGCTTGAGAGTCATGGCTCTTCCCTTCCCCGCTTGGGCCCCGTCTTCGGCGCCTTCGCGTCGCCACGCTCGGGACCGGACTGGTGAGCCAATTGGGGGAACACGTCGCGCACGATGGTGATGAGCGCTTCGCTCAGGAGCAGGTGCGCGTCCTCGCGGGAGAGCGTCCCACCGCGAATCCACTCGCGGATGGTGGCCTTCACCAGGCCGGCGTAGGAGCGCATCATCGCCCGGTGCCGTGCGTCGCTTCCGACCTCCACTTTGAGGCCCAGGAACTCGAGCGTCTTCAAGGAGGCCACGTCGTCCGCCTCGGCGATGATGCGGTCCACCTCCGGGTCCGAGCCGATGCCCCCCGAACCGGTGACGGCCACGTACGTCTTTCCGTAGGTCGCCACCGTGTTGAGGTACCACTCGACGCTGCGCTCCACCCGCTGCCTCAAGCTCCCGGTCATGGGCACGTTCTCTTCCAGGCCAGGCATGAGCAGCATCCTCTTCACGACCTTCAAGTAGAGGTCCCGCTTCTGCCCGAAGTAGTGGTTGATGAGCCCCCGCGCGACGCCTGCCTCCAGGGCGATGTCCGTGGTGGAGACGTCCGCGTACGGGCGCTCGCCGAACAGCCGCGCGGCGCATTCGAGAATCTGTTCCCGGCGCGTGTCCGGCTCGAGCCGCTTCCAGCGTGGAGCTTCGGCGGAGCTCATGACTGCCCCTCCAGCCAGGGGAGGAATGCCGGCAGGTCCTCCCCGAGCGTCCGGGGGAACTTCGCGGGCCGCTTCTGCAGGAAGGACATCACGCCCTCCACCGCGTCCGCGCTCTGACCCAGGCTCGCGATGAGCCGGCTGTCGAGCGCGAAGGCGGGCTCGGGCGAAGGAAGCGCGCTCATCCGGTAGAGCTCCTGCCGGATGACGGCGACGGACACCGGCGCGGTGGTCTCCACCAATTCGCGGGCGAGCGCATGGGCGGCGTCGAGCAGGGCCTCGGGCTCGTGGAGGGAGCGCACCAGGCCCGCGCCGAGCGCCTCCTCCGCGGGGATGAGCCGGCCGCTCACCATCCAGTCGAGCGCGCGCCCCATTCCGACGATGCGCGGCAGGAACCAGCTCGAGCCCGCTTCCGGATAGATGCCACGCCGGCTGAAGACGAAGCCGAAGCGGCTGTCCTTCGCGGCGAGGCGGAAGTCCGCGGGGAGAATCATCGTCGAGCCCACACCCACGGCGGCGCCATGGACGGCGGCGATGACCGGCTTTCGCAGCGCGAACATCCGGCGCGTCACGCGGGTCGCCGGCTCAATCCAGCCGCGCGCCAGGACCTCTTCGTTCATCACCTCGAGCGATTGGCCGCTGAGGTCCGCTCCCACGCAGAAGTCCCTGCCGGCGCCGGTGAGGATGACCACGCGCACGTCTTCGTTCGCATCCGCGGCGTCGAGCGCGTGGGCGAGCTCGTCCGCCATGGTCACCGTGAAGCCATTGCGCGCTTCGGGGCGGTGCAGCTCGAGCGTGGCAATCCGGCCCGAGAGGGAAGACCGGATGTGTTGGTAGCTCATGGATGGGAACCTCCGTGCTCCCGTGAGAATGATGATGGGAGCTTATTGGCACAGTGTCAACAACAAGGGCCGCTCGGAAACCTGTCTGGCTTTCGACGTGTCGCGTCACCGCGCGGCCGTGGAATTTCTGGATGCGCTACGTAGGGTCGCATGACTCGGACCCTCGGTGCTCACGGGCCGCCCGTCTCCTCGTTGGGCCTCGGACTCGCCGCGCTCGGCCGGCCGGGCTACATCACCCTCGGCCATGGCGCGGACTTCGGTGAGGACCGCTCCGTCCCCGCCATGGAGCGCCAGGCCCATGCGGTGCTGGATGCCGCGTATGACGCCGGTGTCCGCTACTTCGACGCCGCCCGCTCGTACGGCCGCGCGGAGGCGTTCCTCGCCTCGTGGCTCGCCGCGCGCGGGCTGCGCGCCGGGGACGTCACCGTGGGCTCCAAGTGGGGCTACACGTACACCGCCGACTGGCAGGTCCGCGCCGAACACCACGAGGTGAAGGACCACACCCTGCCCACGCTCCAGCGGCAGCTCGGGGAGAGCCGCGCGCTGCTCGGCCGCCACCTGGCGCTGTACCAGATTCACTCCGCCACTTTTGAGAGCGGCGTGCTGCGAGACACCGCCGTCCTCTCCGCGCTGGCCCGGTTGAGGGAGCAGGGGCTGGCGGTGGGACTGTCCTTGAGCGGTGCCTCGCAGGCGGACGTGCTGCGGCGCGCGCTGGAGGTCCGCGTGGACGGAGCGCCGGTGTTCTCCTGCGTGCAGGCCACGTGGAACCTGCTGGAGCGCTCCGCCGGGCCCGCGCTCGCGGAGGCCCACGCCGCTGGCTGGGGTGTCATCGTCAAGGAGGCCGTGGCCAATGGCCGGCTCACCTCGCGCGACTCCAGCCCGGAGCTGCGCCCCTTGCGCGAGCTGGCTTCCGAGCACGGCGTGACACCGGATGCGCTCGCGCTCGCCGCGGTGCTCGCGCAGCCGTGGGTGTCCGTGGTGCTCAGCGGCGCTTCCACCGTGGAGCAGCTCCGGGACAACCTGGCCGCGCGCTCCGTGCCTTGGAGCGCGAAGCTGGATTCACGACTGCACGGCCTGGTGGAGGCGCCTCGCGATTACTGGGCGAAGCGCTCCTCCCTGCCGTGGAACTGAAGGCTACTTCGCGGGGGGCACGCGGTCCGCGCCCTGCCGCTCGAGCATCCACTGCGGGTACTCGTCCGGGAGCTTCGAGACGGCGTCGAGCTTCTTGAGCTGCTCGGGCGTCAGCTTCAGCGTGGTGGCCGCGAGGTTGTCCTCGAGCTGCTGCTCGTTCTTCGCGCCGATGATGATGGTGGTGACGTGCTGCTGGTGCAGCAGCCACGCGAGCGCCACGCGCGCCACGGAGACGTTGTGCTCCTTCGCCACACCGTCCATCACGTCGATGACGTCATAGGCGCGGTCCTTGTTGATGGGCGGGAAGTCGAAGTCGACGCGGCGGCTGCCCTGCGGGCCCTGCTGCTCGCGGCGGTACTTGCCGCTGAGGAAGCCACCGGCCAGCGGGCTCCACACCATGAGGCCCAGGTGCTGGTCCTTCATCAGCGGCACCAGCTCGCGCTCCAGGTCGCGCCCGGCGATGGTGTAGTAGGCCTGCAGCGACTCGAAGCGGGCCAGGCCCTTGTTCTCGCTGATGCCCAGCGCCTTCATGAGCTGCCACGCGGCCAGGTTGGACGCGCCGAGGTAGCGCACCTTGCCCTGACTGACGAGGTCGTCGAGCGCGCGCAGCGTCTCGTCCAGCGGCGTGACGGGGTCGTAGCCGTGAATCTGGTACAGGTCGATGTAGTCGGTACCCAGGCGCTTCAGGCTCGAGTGGACGGAGTCCATGATGTGGCCCCGCGACAGGCCCAGCTCGTTGGGGCCCGGACCCATGCGCCCGCGGACCTTGGTGGCCAGCACGACGTTGGAGCGCTTCGCGCCCAGCGCCTTGCCGAGGAGCTGCTCGGAGGCGCCATTGGAGTAGACGTTGGCGGTGTCGAAGAAGTTGATGCCCGCGTCCAGGGAGCGGCCCACGAGCTTGTCCGCCTCCTCCTGGCCCTGCGTGCCGACGACCTTCCAGAAGCCCTCGCCGCCGAAGGTCATGGCTCCGAAGCACAGCTCCGAGACATAGAGGCCGGTGCGGCCCAGCTGCCGGTAATTCATGTGCGTGCCACCTCGTGTGTCCTGCTTGGGGACTGAGGGCGGGAGATGTAACGGGTTGAGGTGGACGGCGCAGCACTCCCGGTGCATGAGGAGGGCGTGCGCTTCGTGGGCTGGGATTTGACGGACCCGTACTCGCGCGCGTGTCGCCCGGTGGACATCGCGGAGGTCGACACGCGCGGACGGGTGCGCTTCTCCGAGGCCCGGTGGCCCGCGCCTCCGTCAAGGGGCGGTGACTTCAACCCCGTCGTGCTGGCGGCGGCGTTCCCCGTGGGCGCGGAGGATGTGCTCGTCGTGGATGGACCGCAGGCGCTGGCACGGCCGGGGGCACAGGTGAGGGAGGCGGAGCGGCTGCTGCGGGCTCCTGGGAGGACGCCGGACGTACTGCCCGTGCCGGGGCGCCCGTTCTGTGGGTTCGTGCGCGGGAGCGTGCTGCTGTTCGCCGGACTGCGGGCCCGGGGTGGGTTGCCGATGCTGGACGTGGACACGGCATCCGTCCGTGAGGCGCGGCTGTTCGAGGCGTTCCCCGGCGCGACGTGGCGGGAGTTGGCTGTGGAGAAGTTGGGGGCAAAGGCGTCACGCGACGGGCGTGAGCGGCGGCGCGCGGTGCTGGAGGAGAACGGGCTGCGCTTTCCGGAGGGGGATTTGCCCACGCATGACCAGCTCGATGCGGCGCTGTGTGCCTGGCTGGGGTGGCTGACGCGGAAGGCGCCGGAACGAGTGGTGGCCGTGGGTGCACCGCTCACGGTGGATGCGCACGGGTGGCTTCGCGAGGGCTGCATTTTGGACCTGTCACGGGGGCGGTGACTCGCGGCACCCGCGTTGTCACCACTGTCCACGGCGTTGACAGTGACGGTGCCGTGGACCCCGTGACGCCCTGAGGTTTCGCACGGTTGGGGTACCTCGCGGCGCTGGCCGCCCCGTTGCACAGGTGCCGGGTATGACTGCCGCCTTCTACCTGCTGCTGGCGATCGGACTGCTGGGCGCCTTCGACGTCCTCTACTTCCACACGTGGCGCAGCCGCCTCCAGGAGCGCGCCGAGTGCCAGCGGGAAGTTCTCTGGCACACCGTGCGCCACGTCATCTACGGGCTCCAGTTCCTCTGGGTGCCACACCTGCGCTTCCAGGGCGCGGCGCTGGGGTTGCTCGCGGTGCTCTACGCGGCGGATGTCTTCGTCGCCTGGGCCGATGTCTGGGAGGAGCGCGACAGCCGCGCACCCCAGGGTGGCCTGCCTCGCGGCGAGTACTTCATGCACGTGGTGCTCAGCGTGCTCGTCGGGCTGTACCTCATGTCCATCTTCCACGTCGTGTGGCCCGACCGGCTCCTGCCCACCGGCCTTCGCGTGGACCCGCCCGCTGTCCCCGTGGCCCTACGCACGCTGATGACGGTGATGGGCGTGGTGGCGCTGGCCTCGTTTGCTCGGGACCTGGCGCGGTGGTTCGCGTTCCGCCGCATGCCGGTGGCTTCGCTTCCGAAGCAGCCGCCTCCGCGCCGCATCGTCGTGGAGGCGCTCATCCCCGCCCCCGTCGAGACCGTGTGGGAGCGCACGCAGGAGCCGGAGCTGCACACGCAATGGGACGTGCGCTTCACCTCCATCCGCTACCTGCCGGAGTGCGACTCGCGCGGCTTCCACCTCATGGACTACCGCACGCACCTGGGCTTCGGAATGGAGGTGAAGGGCTGGGGCCGCTACCTCGCGAACACGCCGCTGGTGCGCTCCACCTTCGAGTTCGGCTCGGACGACTTCCGCAGCCTCATCCTCAAGGGCCGCGGTCTGTGGCTCTACGAGCGCAGGGCGGAGGGAACGTTCTTCAAGACGGTGTTCGACTACCAGACGCGACACGGCGTGGTGGGCGAGTTGCTCGACGCGGTGCTGTTCCGTCCGATCATGCGGCTGGGCACGGAGTGGGGCTTCGAGACACTGCGCCAGTGGTGCGCGGGGGATGAAGGCGCGCCGGCCCGGGGCCGCTCGCGGTGGCGCTTCGCGCTGTTCGTCCTCGCGCGCGTGCTGGGCAGGGCGCCCGCTCCGGGTGCGGCACGGAGCTGGCTCGGCTCCGGCAATGAGCACCGTGAGGCGGCGCCCTCCTGTGGAGAACTTGTGGAGGTATCGCCATGAGCGGCTCGGCCTCGGCGGAGGGGGTGGAGGGATTCCGGAGGAAGGGCTTCATGAGAGCGAGTGAGACCCCGCGCGCCGTCGGTGACGACGGACCTTCCGCGCGAGGACGGCAGCACGGCGTCGGCGTGCTCCGCGATGACTGCTCGTGCCCGCTGGAACAGGGACAGGAGGATGCCGATGAGGGCATTGCCGCTGTAGAGCTCGCGGACGCACGGAAGTGGCTGCCCGGTGCATCTTCGGAAGAAGCGCTCCGGGCCTTCGTGCAGCGTCAGCGGGCATCCCGCCTGGCGGTGGCACTGCTCGCGGACTTCTACCGGGCCCACCCCTGCCGCATGGCCCGGGTGCACCTGCTCGTCGCGAGCGCCGTGGCCCTCGGCCGCTTCTGGGGCGTGTCCGCTCCGTTCGCCCGACTGGGCGCGGCGGTGCTGCCGGTGGACTCAATCGGACGGCCGCGCACTGCGGCCTGGGCCTCGTACGCGCGGGCCTGTGCCGAAGGACTTCCCCTGGAGATTCGCGACGAGCGGTGGATTGAAGCCCACCTGCAGGACGCCGCCGAGGCACGCGAAGCCGGACACGAAGCGGCCTTCCTCATGGAGGCACGGGCCCATGACGGTGAGCCGCTGTGGCGGCTGCTCGTGCAGCACCTGGAGATGACGCTCGGCTCGCGCTTCTTCGACCAGCCTGCCCTCGCTGGCGCGGTGTCGGGTGAGGCGGCGATGGCTCACGGCATGGCCGTGACACTGAGGCGACTGCTGCGCGCCGGGTGGAGCCTGCTCCAGCACTATGCGCTCGCCACCGCTCGCGCGGTGCTCTTCCCTCGCTGGCCGGAGTACCCGGGACTGGTGGACGAGCGGCGCACGGCCTGGCTGCTGCTCTCCAGTTTCGTCACCGCGTGGGCCGCGGCTGGTGTGTATCGCCGGGGCGTGCGCGCCCTCCACCGCGGCCAGCGCGTGGGCCCCGCGGAGGCATGGCCCCTGCTCGCGGCGACGCTCGGTGCGGACGTGGCGCGCGTGGACCCTCGCGTGGTGCGCTTCTACAGCAACCCCGGTGCGTGGGCCGTGAGTGCCTCCGTGGAGCTGCGC contains these protein-coding regions:
- a CDS encoding DUF4166 domain-containing protein, producing MRASETPRAVGDDGPSARGRQHGVGVLRDDCSCPLEQGQEDADEGIAAVELADARKWLPGASSEEALRAFVQRQRASRLAVALLADFYRAHPCRMARVHLLVASAVALGRFWGVSAPFARLGAAVLPVDSIGRPRTAAWASYARACAEGLPLEIRDERWIEAHLQDAAEAREAGHEAAFLMEARAHDGEPLWRLLVQHLEMTLGSRFFDQPALAGAVSGEAAMAHGMAVTLRRLLRAGWSLLQHYALATARAVLFPRWPEYPGLVDERRTAWLLLSSFVTAWAAAGVYRRGVRALHRGQRVGPAEAWPLLAATLGADVARVDPRVVRFYSNPGAWAVSASVELRTRMARGIAWVATRLLGQGVSEHGARAFPSRFRTFRRVDGSMHFVRELYCDGVLRVFDSDFVVRKGRLYEVFVEHGLEVELDVRVLEDGGVSLRGHRVRWHGLPVPLFGLCVEFRTHSAPDGSEAVDIIGTLSPKGMHENPLGRIHYKAWRDEVRMTQSPAMA